ggttttcaaataatttttacatgtcaaaaaatattcttgatttttttaaccatttaaaaacgTGAAACTTAATCTTAGCTCATTTGCCACAAAACTAAGCAATAGGCCAAATTTGGCTCATGGGCTGTGGTTTGCCAACTTCTGTTTTAGGATCCTAACTTCTCAGGCACTTGGGCAGGTCAGTCAGTttagcgtttgcctttggctcaggtcatgatcctagggtcctgggatcaactctgctctgtagggagtcagtttctccctctccgtctgcccctccccctaacTTGcgctctatctctcaaataaatacataaatcttaaaaaaaaattctaacttctCAGTTTATTTCCACACAAGACTGTCTTCATACATAGTATATATCTCATCTACATAACACACTTCAAAGCAATTTCATTTCTCAAGTTCTTTTGGGACACTTAAACCCAATAATCCTTTAATGGACTTCCCATAATTACCCACATTTGGGTACCCACTGAATTCATGGACATAATCTTCTGGCATCCAGAAGATTCAATGTAAGTTAGTTAAGTTAGTTCTTTCTTTACATTCATAGATTtcagggggatgggaggaggaaggactGTCTCAGACTGAACGTGAGCTTTGTCCCCATACACATCTTTATACATAGTCTAATGAACTaaggtttctgtttttaaagatttattcatgaaagacagagagagagaggcagagacataggcagagggagaagcaggctcctcacaagaggctgatgtgggacttgatctgggattccaggatcacaacctgagctgaaggcagctgccctaccgctgagccacccaggtgtcccactaaaGAGGTTTCCTGGAAAAGAACTCTATGCTTAAGGAAAGAGAGAACTAGACAGATGAGGTCTCTTCATGAAGCTAAAAAGGGAGAGGGGACTTATTCACACTTTTACAGAAGAGTGAGGACTCAATTGGAGtgttccagaaaaaaatcagtggcttTTTCACCTTGAGGATTCCTGAACATCAATACCCAGGGAAGAAGATGGGAATGGGGTACAGAAGCAGAGGAATATTGGTACCTACCCCTAAGTCCACATAAAGACCTGACTTTGGAAACTTCCCCAAGCAGCTGAAGGGAATATGTAAATGTTGGGTCATGCACATTCCAGTGAGAACAAGAACTTGGAGAAAGCTTACAAACATACTGCTTCATCAAGTACACAAGGCAGCTCTTGGGAGTTGTTATCATCTTGATTAGGTACCATTTTTTTGATGATTCTTAGAGATGATTCTCTCATCATTATTAGGTTTATATGTTTAAATAGGTGATCCAGAGGTAAGCTACAACTGAAATTGTATCACAAATGTTTAGATAAGTGCTCATATTGCTTTTACCAGGGGGCCAAGCCCTTTCACCAggtaaaagcaatgagaaaatatAGTTATTTGTAATTCTatcataaaaagataaacatgttaactttttattttatatacttagaCTGTTTGTTCATATATAAAATCTAGAAGATTTGAAGTAACAGAATACAGAGAATGTCTTTTAAACTGCTTTATTAACTCCACAATATATAATGAACATCTTGCCATGCAATAGGGTAAAACTCCCCTGCTGACAGAATCTTACAGATTGGGTCAAAATACAACATTCAATTAGAAGCTGGTCATAGGAGGCCCATAAGAGACATATAACACTAAAAGGTTTACAACAAAGGTACATTGAGAACATGTAAATTTAGGAAGCAGGTGTGCCTTCCTATTTAACTTCAGGGAAAACGTCAGGATTCAAGGCATAAGGCAAAACTCATCATGATGGTCATGGTGAGGAGGGTCAGTGCTAACTGCCCGCAGACTATGACTCAATTGCTTTTCCCTCAGCTTTTCCATCAGCTGTCTCATCTCCTCCCCAATCCTTTCCATATTCTCTTCTCTCATCCTTCCCTGTGGTTCTCCAAGCCACTGAATCACATCCCACCTATACTGCAGGATGGGCTGCCTAACACGGAACCGCCTACGATTTACTCGAGGCACACAATATTCTCCAGCTTCCAAAGGGAGGGCTAAGGACTCTCCTTTATTAGCAACTTgctccttttcattcttcttttcgtTTTCCTGCTGGGCACTTTCCATGTTGACACTTTTCACCACTTGTTTCTCTTTGGACGCCATTGCTCCTAAAAGACAAAAGAGCAATGATTTTCTTAGTGGGCTGATCAGCACCGAGGACAGAGGCCCTACTATGCACATTCCAAGATTCAAAGCCCTGGatctcttcagttttttaaaatttcattttcccacCTGAGAGGCTCCCTACGCCCTCCAGGGGGCCCCCGGTCCgagcccccctcccgcccccgtcgctcccctccccgccccccccccccacccaaagcCCACCATTTTCCCTGCCGATCCCTTCCCAGGCCTCTGCAGGCACCAAGATGGAGGAcgcgctggggcggggggaggggtagGGAATTTGGGGCCTCAGGGTTTTCCACACGTTCCCCGCACGCCCCCTCTACTGTCCCCCACACCGACCTGGGCCTATCCTTgcagtctcctcctcctcctccggatTCTCGCCGCGAGTGCGCCGCCGCAACACTTGGACCAGCACACCTGCAGAGGGCCGGGGTGGCAGCAGGGGGGCTGCGGCGGCCGAACGCTTCGCGCGGACCCGACGCTACCCAGCCCCTCACGGGCCCCCCacggccctgcccccacccccacccccagccgccCCATCCCCCGCGCTGACCACCATTTTCTACACCAAGAAGGACCGGCGCGGCGcggtgcggggcggggcggggcgagagGCAGGTGATGCCGAAGGGTCAGCGCCTCACCACAGCCCGGCGCTCCGCCTACCATTTTCTGCAGCCAAACGCGGGCCGCGGTGGGGCGGGAGGCTGCGGTCCCCCCGCCGCTTCGCCCCGGGGCTGCGGCACCCCGGTGGGCTCCGCGGCCCGTGTGGGCTCTCCCACACCAAGCCCAGGGATCGCTCCCCGTCCGCCGGGTCCCTTACCTGCTCCCCCTCCGCCTCCTACTCTTTGGGGCCGCCCCTGGTCCGCCGCCTTCAGGGCCACCGGGAGCAGGTACCGacgagcgggcgggcgggcgagcgagcgagcgagcgagcgaagGCCGGGTCTGACGCTACAGCGAGGCGCGCGAGTCAGCGTTGGCGGGTCACGTGAGGCCTTCGTCACTGCTCGGGGCACCGCCCCCCTGCCGTGTGGGCTGCTGCCCGCGAGGTGGCGTTCGGCGGGGCCGCTAGCACAGCTCGCCTCTGCTGCCGCGTCCTTCTTAAGCAGCACCAGCCTGGGCTCTGTGACTCTCCCTTTGTGTATTCCTGGGCCTTTCTCTGCCTGCTGGGGAAGGGCAATATTTTCTCAGGGGCCTGTTGGCCATTCCCAGTTTTTCTCTGGGGACTTGCCTCTTCCTATCCTCTGCTCCAAGAATATGCTTTCTTCCACTTGCTGTGCTGTCTGCTGCCAGTGCTCTCCATTTTCCCTCCACTAAGATGCATAGAAGAGATGTGTCAGGAAAAAGAGTCAGGAGAGtggatttttaagaattcttagtatctgttttgttccttttatatTAAGCCCCCCCCaaaacaatatactttttttaaagaaactatattttaattttaaaattaaagttgagGACAAAAACCCAACCACCTGTTTCTTCTGCTAAGTCACTATATAAATATAGACTCTACAGGCAGCGTCTTTTTTTAGAACTTGGAAGAAAACACGGCAGCTGATGGCTCCTCTTGTTAGGGGCTCCCAGACACATGAGGCCCTTCCATAGGGTGAGCTAACGAGTCAGTAGTGCCCCAGAGTCTTAAtgaattttcagaattaaaacaCCAGCAATGAAAATTCCTTAACAAATTTCAGGCTCAAAAGGTAATATGTAGGTCtttatttgcaaatcacatgaTTTAGAGAATCCTAACGTATCTACAATAAATGTACTATAGAACTAGTACTTTAATTCAGTGGAGTTGCAGCTATAGATGGATATAAAAAAAACTCCATTGTATTCCTGTATGCTAGTGATGAACAATTGGAAATTGAAAATGTGTTTTGGATAGATACAGATGTAAAGATACAATATAAAGATTAATGTAAAATACATGAAGGTCCAGGATTAGGAAACTTAGTACTGTTAAACtatcaattctctccaaattcaTCTATAAATTTagtgtagtaaaaataaaaattttagcagGCTTCTTTGTATAACTTGACAAAATTACCccaaatttatatggaaatgaaaaggacCTAGTATAGACAATGATTTTGAAAAAACAGCACAGATGTGGAAAACTATATTATCTGATTTCCAGACTGAGGTTGTAGTAATAAAGGTAGTGTAGTAATGGAGTATACATAGacactgaatttaaaattaaaagcttctgctctgtgaaagatatGGTTAAGAAAATGAGGGGCTCCTGAATAGCTCAGttcattaagcgtctgccttcggctcaggctcaggtcctgatctcggtcctgggatggagccccccattgggttccctgctcagtggggagcctgcttctccctctccctctaccacttcccctatttgtgctctctctcactctctttctcaaataaatttaaaaatcctttaaaaaaaaccttaaaaaaaagaaaatgacgtGGGAAGCTCATCAATATGTGTAACCAAAAAAGTTTATATCCAGCAGATATATAAAGACcttctaaaattcaaaataaggcAAACAATGCAATGAAAAATGATCAAAAGATTTCAATAAGCATTTCACTAAAGTACATGTACAAATCACCAAAGAGCTCATGGAAAGCTGCTTGATGTCATTAATCaccaggaaaatataaaacaagcaaacaaatataaacaatgaATTACCACAACATGACCATCagaattgataaaattaaaaagtctgaTAATCCTAGATTGTCAGATATGCACAGATatctaaaagatattttgaagataTGGAAAAACTGGAAATCTCATTCCTCATTTGTTGCTGATGAGAAGTTCAACCACTTTGAAAGACTTTTTGATAGttgcttaaaaagttaaatttatactTACCATATGTCCAAGAAATTCCACTCTCAGGAATCTTCCCAAACAGAATTTAAACCATATTTCCTCAAAAAGATTTGTGTAGGAATGTTCATGGCAATTTCATCTAGATAGCCACGAAGTGGatacaatccaaatgtccatcaacaagtaAATGTATAAACATTGTGATGTATTCATGTGTTAGGGTACTACAgagcaacaaaaaggaacaaactactggTAGAAGCAATAACATAGATAAATCCCAAAAAACATATTATACTCAGGGAAAGATATCAGACACAAAAGACTGCATtctgtttgattccatttatatgaagttttggAAGAGGCAAAACTAGTTAATATTGATATAAATTGGATGAAATCAGTGTTTGCCTGGCTTGAAGGTTGGAATTTTTCTGAGTTTAAAGGAGGAGTAACAGAACTTTCTCAGGTGAGGGAAATGCTCTGTGTCTTGATGGGGTAGTGACTCCATTGGTGaatacatttgttgaaaacattgAACTGTATAGTTAAAATGTATGCATCTtattgcatgtaaattatatccAATAAAGTtgattaataatcaaaataaatctaattaaataCTTGCAAGACCATTACactaagaattataaaataattttgagaaacattaaagaagacctaaataaggATAGATATATACTGGGTTCATGTATTGAAAGACTCAATATTTTAAGGTTGTCAATtattcccaaattgatctatgaACTCAATGCAATCCATATAAAGATCCCAGTCAGTTATTTTTTGTTGACAGGCAGATTCCAACtatatatgtgaaaatacaaaaaaaaaatgtagccaaAAGAACCCTGAAGAAGGGAGCACCAAAACTTTCA
The nucleotide sequence above comes from Canis lupus dingo isolate Sandy chromosome X, ASM325472v2, whole genome shotgun sequence. Encoded proteins:
- the LOC112649386 gene encoding protein BEX1-like; the protein is MASKEKQVVKSVNMESAQQENEKKNEKEQVANKGESLALPLEAGEYCVPRVNRRRFRVRQPILQYRWDVIQWLGEPQGRMREENMERIGEEMRQLMEKLREKQLSHSLRAVSTDPPHHDHHDEFCLMP